In one window of Miscanthus floridulus cultivar M001 chromosome 12, ASM1932011v1, whole genome shotgun sequence DNA:
- the LOC136496204 gene encoding triacylglycerol lipase OBL1-like → MSKLDYCFSNDYMVLRPDRAGPVELLHLLFSPKVGRNRAVDCFTSTEVRSFACRLAIFLNLLLQVLLLSLSGPLAALRAAVELVLNLVDNVLHGRMECPDRSSPTYRSVMGLIDRRVDLDRSIKPTDSRFDAALCVMASKLAYENEKFIRDVVTSHWQMEFVRFYNCWNEFQNASTAQAFVFCDKAAAEAELVVVALRGTRPFDAAGWCADLDPSWYKIPRLGRAHAAYTHALGVQRNIGWPKWVEHIKGKPQKVYAYYTIRDTVKELLEANTKARLLVTGQGSGGALAVLCAAILAYHKEKAVLDRLAGVYTFGQPRAMFAMFLERNLDRLH, encoded by the exons ATGAGCAAGCTCGACTACTGCTTCAGCAATGACTACATGGTGCTGCGGCCGGACAGGGCCGGCCCCGTGGAGCTCCTGCACCTCCTCTTCTCGCCCAAGGTTGGCCGGAACAGGGCCGTCGACTGCTTCACCAGCACCGAGGTCCGCAGCTTCGCGTGCCGCCTCGCCATCTTCCTCAACCTCCTCCTGCAGGTCCTCCTCCTCTCGCTCTCCGGCCCGCTGGCCGCGctccgcgccgccgtcgagctcgtgCTCAACCTCGTCGACAACGTCCTCCATG GGAGGATGGAGTGTCCTGACAGGTCGTCGCCGACGTACCGGTCGGTGATGGGGCTGATCGACCGGAGAGTCGATCTGGACCGGAGCATCAAGCCGACGGACAGCCGGTTCGACGCCGCGCTCTGCGTCATGGCGTCTAAACTGGCCTACGAGAACGAGAAGTTCATCCGCGACGTCGTCACGAGCCACTGGCAG ATGGAGTTCGTGCGTTTCTACAACTGCTGGAACG AGTTCCAGAACGCGTCCACGGCGCAGGCCTTCGTGTTCTGCGACAAGGCGGCGGCGGAAGcggagctggtggtggtggcgCTCCGCGGGACGAGGCCGTTCGACGCGGCGGGGTGGTGCGCCGACCTGGACCCGTCGTGGTACAAGATCCCCCGCCTCGGCCGCGCGCACGCCGCCTACACCCACGCGCTCGGCGTGCAGCGCAACATCGGCTGGCCCAAGTGGGTCGAGCACATCAAGGGCAAGCCACAGAAG GTGTACGCGTACTACACGATCCGGGACACGGTGAAGGAGCTGCTGGAGGCGAACACGAAGGCGCGGCTGCTGGTGACGGGGCAAGGGTCGGGCGGCGCGCTGGCGGTGCTGTGCGCGGCGATCCTGGCGTACCACAAGGAGAAGGCGGTGCTGGACCGGCTGGCGGGGGTGTACACGTTCGGGCAGCCGCGCGCCATGTTCGCCATGTTCCTGGAGAGGAACCTGGACCGGCTACATTGA